From a single Brassica napus cultivar Da-Ae chromosome C9, Da-Ae, whole genome shotgun sequence genomic region:
- the LOC106418021 gene encoding bidirectional sugar transporter SWEET3 isoform X1, producing MSFDCLKLMHELSTGNGASLLLYTAPVLTFSRVFKKKSTEEFSCLPYVMTLFNCLIYTWYGLPIVSHCWENFPLVSINGVGIVLESIFIFVYFCYASPKEKIKVGVIFVPVIVVFGLTTAISAVVFEDHRHRKSFVGSVGLVASISMYGSPLIVMKKVIETKSVEYMPFYLSFFSFLASSLWLAYGLLSHDLFLALPNMVGTPLGILQLIIYFKYKNKKEAPITTTVVGKWDHEKNKSKLELVVDVDHDADADDNEKKFMNAC from the exons atgaGTTTTGATTGTTTAAAACTCATGCATGAACTCTCCACAGGAAACGGAGCTTCCTTGCTGCTCTATACAGCTCCAGT ATTAACATTTTCAAGGGTGTTTAAGAAGAAAAGCACAGAAGAATTCTCATGTCTTCCTTACGTTATGACACTCTTCAACTGTTTGATTTACACTTGGTACGGTTTACCGATTGTGAGCCATTGTTGGGAGAATTTTCCTCTTGTGAGCATTAATGGAGTTGGCATCGTTCTCGAATCAATCTTCATTTTCGTATATTTCTGCTACGCGTCGCCCAAAGAAAAG ATTAAGGTTGGTGTTATATTTGTTCCGGTGATCGTTGTGTTTGGGTTAACAACGGCAATCTCAGCCGTGGTGTTTGAAGACCACCGTCACCGAAAATCATTCGTCGGAAGTGTTGGCCTCGTGGCTTCTATCTCCATGTATGGTTCTCCTCTCATCGTTATG AAAAAAGTGATAGAGACAAAAAGTGTGGAATACATGCCTTTTTACTTgtcattcttttcatttttggCTAGCTCCCTTTGGTTGGCATATGGTTTACTTAGCCATGATCTCTTTCTTGCG TTGCCTAATATGGTGGGGACTCCATTGGGGATTCTCCAACTTATCATCTACTTTAAGTACAAGAACAAAAAGGAAGCGCCAATTACAACAACGGTGGTGGGCAAATGGGACCATGAGAAGAACAAGAGTAAACTTGAGCTTGTAGTCGACGTTGATCATGATGCTGATGCTGATGACAATGAGAAGAAGTTCATGAATGCATGTTAG
- the LOC106418021 gene encoding bidirectional sugar transporter SWEET3 isoform X3, protein MSFDCLKLMHELSTGNGASLLLYTAPVLTFSRVFKKKSTEEFSCLPYVMTLFNCLIYTWYGLPIVSHCWENFPLVSINGVGIVLESIFIFVYFCYASPKEKPWCLKTTVTENHSSEVLASWLLSPCMVLLSSLCSLWLAYGLLSHDLFLALPNMVGTPLGILQLIIYFKYKNKKEAPITTTVVGKWDHEKNKSKLELVVDVDHDADADDNEKKFMNAC, encoded by the exons atgaGTTTTGATTGTTTAAAACTCATGCATGAACTCTCCACAGGAAACGGAGCTTCCTTGCTGCTCTATACAGCTCCAGT ATTAACATTTTCAAGGGTGTTTAAGAAGAAAAGCACAGAAGAATTCTCATGTCTTCCTTACGTTATGACACTCTTCAACTGTTTGATTTACACTTGGTACGGTTTACCGATTGTGAGCCATTGTTGGGAGAATTTTCCTCTTGTGAGCATTAATGGAGTTGGCATCGTTCTCGAATCAATCTTCATTTTCGTATATTTCTGCTACGCGTCGCCCAAAGAAAAG CCGTGGTGTTTGAAGACCACCGTCACCGAAAATCATTCGTCGGAAGTGTTGGCCTCGTGGCTTCTATCTCCATGTATGGTTCTCCTCTCATCGTTATG CTCCCTTTGGTTGGCATATGGTTTACTTAGCCATGATCTCTTTCTTGCG TTGCCTAATATGGTGGGGACTCCATTGGGGATTCTCCAACTTATCATCTACTTTAAGTACAAGAACAAAAAGGAAGCGCCAATTACAACAACGGTGGTGGGCAAATGGGACCATGAGAAGAACAAGAGTAAACTTGAGCTTGTAGTCGACGTTGATCATGATGCTGATGCTGATGACAATGAGAAGAAGTTCATGAATGCATGTTAG
- the LOC106418021 gene encoding bidirectional sugar transporter SWEET3 isoform X2, with translation MSFDCLKLMHELSTGNGASLLLYTAPVLTFSRVFKKKSTEEFSCLPYVMTLFNCLIYTWYGLPIVSHCWENFPLVSINGVGIVLESIFIFVYFCYASPKEKIKVGVIFVPVIVVFGLTTAISAVVFEDHRHRKSFVGSVGLVASISMYGSPLIVMLPNMVGTPLGILQLIIYFKYKNKKEAPITTTVVGKWDHEKNKSKLELVVDVDHDADADDNEKKFMNAC, from the exons atgaGTTTTGATTGTTTAAAACTCATGCATGAACTCTCCACAGGAAACGGAGCTTCCTTGCTGCTCTATACAGCTCCAGT ATTAACATTTTCAAGGGTGTTTAAGAAGAAAAGCACAGAAGAATTCTCATGTCTTCCTTACGTTATGACACTCTTCAACTGTTTGATTTACACTTGGTACGGTTTACCGATTGTGAGCCATTGTTGGGAGAATTTTCCTCTTGTGAGCATTAATGGAGTTGGCATCGTTCTCGAATCAATCTTCATTTTCGTATATTTCTGCTACGCGTCGCCCAAAGAAAAG ATTAAGGTTGGTGTTATATTTGTTCCGGTGATCGTTGTGTTTGGGTTAACAACGGCAATCTCAGCCGTGGTGTTTGAAGACCACCGTCACCGAAAATCATTCGTCGGAAGTGTTGGCCTCGTGGCTTCTATCTCCATGTATGGTTCTCCTCTCATCGTTATG TTGCCTAATATGGTGGGGACTCCATTGGGGATTCTCCAACTTATCATCTACTTTAAGTACAAGAACAAAAAGGAAGCGCCAATTACAACAACGGTGGTGGGCAAATGGGACCATGAGAAGAACAAGAGTAAACTTGAGCTTGTAGTCGACGTTGATCATGATGCTGATGCTGATGACAATGAGAAGAAGTTCATGAATGCATGTTAG
- the LOC106418021 gene encoding bidirectional sugar transporter SWEET3 isoform X4, protein MTLFNCLIYTWYGLPIVSHCWENFPLVSINGVGIVLESIFIFVYFCYASPKEKIKVGVIFVPVIVVFGLTTAISAVVFEDHRHRKSFVGSVGLVASISMYGSPLIVMKKVIETKSVEYMPFYLSFFSFLASSLWLAYGLLSHDLFLALPNMVGTPLGILQLIIYFKYKNKKEAPITTTVVGKWDHEKNKSKLELVVDVDHDADADDNEKKFMNAC, encoded by the exons ATGACACTCTTCAACTGTTTGATTTACACTTGGTACGGTTTACCGATTGTGAGCCATTGTTGGGAGAATTTTCCTCTTGTGAGCATTAATGGAGTTGGCATCGTTCTCGAATCAATCTTCATTTTCGTATATTTCTGCTACGCGTCGCCCAAAGAAAAG ATTAAGGTTGGTGTTATATTTGTTCCGGTGATCGTTGTGTTTGGGTTAACAACGGCAATCTCAGCCGTGGTGTTTGAAGACCACCGTCACCGAAAATCATTCGTCGGAAGTGTTGGCCTCGTGGCTTCTATCTCCATGTATGGTTCTCCTCTCATCGTTATG AAAAAAGTGATAGAGACAAAAAGTGTGGAATACATGCCTTTTTACTTgtcattcttttcatttttggCTAGCTCCCTTTGGTTGGCATATGGTTTACTTAGCCATGATCTCTTTCTTGCG TTGCCTAATATGGTGGGGACTCCATTGGGGATTCTCCAACTTATCATCTACTTTAAGTACAAGAACAAAAAGGAAGCGCCAATTACAACAACGGTGGTGGGCAAATGGGACCATGAGAAGAACAAGAGTAAACTTGAGCTTGTAGTCGACGTTGATCATGATGCTGATGCTGATGACAATGAGAAGAAGTTCATGAATGCATGTTAG
- the LOC125592956 gene encoding ATP-dependent zinc metalloprotease FTSH 11, chloroplastic/mitochondrial-like — protein sequence MSSSTLQASLLLRPPLHSLRFNTQSLSSFYRLSSTQFRSIPCSLGHDNVASDSDFLPKEASWSGDIDRNVADSAVTEQGTSEDILVNRGVDEAEVSNAEDRNKKEKSKFPILVLLMGLWASLKRAMEKVMQREWWPFSRPQKRLEKLIAQADANPLDAALQGALLAELNKHIPEAVVQRFEQREHAVDSRGVAEYIRALVITNAIADYLPDELSSKPSTLPTLLQELKHRASGNMDDSFANPGISERQPLHVTLVNPKVSNKSRFAQELVSTILFTIAVGLVWFMGAAALQKYIGSLEGVETSGVGSTSSFSTKEVNKEITPEKNLKTFKDVKGCDDAKQELEEVVEYLKNPSKFTRLGGKLPKGILLTGSPGTGKTLLAKAIAGEAGVPFFYRAGSEFEEMFVGVGAKRVRSLFQAAKKKAPCIIFIDEIDAVGSTRKQWEGHTKKTLHQLLVEMDGFEQNEGIIVMAATNLADILDPALTRPGRFDRHIVVPSPDVRGRQEILELYLQGKPMSDDVDVKAIARGTPGFNGADLANLVNIAAIKAAVEGAERLSAEQLEFAKDRIVMGTERKTMFVSEDSKKLTAYHESGHAIVALNTGGAHPIHKATIMPRGSALGMVTQLPSNDETSVSKKQLLARLDVCMGGRVAEELIFGQDHITTGASSDLSQATELAQYMVSSCGMSEAIGPVHIKERPSSEMRSRIDAEVVKLLREAYERVKSLLKRHEKQLHTLANALLEYETLTAEDIKRILLPNQEGEKLQEQQEEEGDLVLA from the exons ATGTCTTCGTCCACTCTTCAAGCTTCTCTTCTCCTTCGTCCTCCTCTTCATTCTCTACGTTTCAATACTCAATCTCTGTCCAGTTTCTACCGTCTTTCTTCAACACAGTTTCGTTCCATTCCTTGCTCATTGGGCCACGACAATGTCGCTTCCGATTCGGATTTCCTTCCCAAGGAGGCCTCCTGGAGCGGAGATATCGACCGGAACGTTGCGGACTCAGCAGTGACTGAACAAGGGACGAGTGAAGACATCCTAGTCAATAGAGGAGTAGACGAAGCGGAGGTTAGTAATGCGGAAGACAGGAACAAGAAGGAGAAGAGCAAGTTTCCGATCCTGGTGTTGCTGATGGGCCTATGGGCATCTTTAAAGAGAGCCATGGAGAAGGTAATGCAACGGGAGTGGTGGCCTTTCTCTCGCCCACAGAAGCGTCTCGAGAAACTCATCGCCCAAGCTGATGCCAATCCATTGGACGCTGCTTTGCAGGGTGCTTTATTGGCTGAGCTCAACAAACACAT TCCTGAAGCTGTCGTTCAACGGTTCGAACAAAGGGAACACGCAGTGGACAGTAGAGGAGTTGCTGAATATATTCGAGCTCTTGTCATTACTAATGCTATTGCCGACTATCTTCCTGACGAGCTATCCAGCAAGCCATCTACTCTTCCCACACTG CTTCAAGAGCTGAAGCATCGTGCATCAGGCAATATGGACGATTCGTTTGCGAACCCTGGTATATCTGAGAGGCAACCGCTGCATGTTACTTTG GTTAATCCGAAAGTTTCAAACAAATCAAGATTTGCACAAGAGCTTGTCTCGACTATCTTGTTCACAATTGCTGTTGGATTAGTTTG GTTTATGGGTGCAGCTGCTCTGCAAAAATATATTGGAAGCCTGGAAGGAGTTGAAACTTCGGGTGTTGGttcaacttcttcattttccaCAAAAGAGGTTAACAAAGAAATAACGCCTGAAAAG AATCTCAAAACATTTAAGGATGTAAAGGGTTGTGATGATGCAAAACAAGAGCTTGAGGAGGTGGTAGAGTATCTTAAAAATCCATCAAAGTTCACCCGTCTTGGAGGAAAGTTGCCAAAG GGAATTCTTCTAACAGGGTCACCTGGTACTGGAAAGACATTGCTGGCTAAA gcaattgctggagaagctggagtaCCCTTCTTCTATAGAGCTGGATCTGAATTTGAAGAGAT GTTTGTTGGGGTCGGAGCTAAGCGTGTGAGATCCTTGTTTCAGGCAGCTAAGAAAAAG GCGCCCTGTAtcattttcattgatgaaaTCGACGCGGTTGGTTCCACGAGAAAACAATGGGAAGGGCATACAAAGAAGACATTGCATCAACTGCTTGTTGAAATGGATGGTTTTGAGCAGAATGAG GGAATAATAGTTATGGCAGCAACAAACTTGGCTGATATACTTGATCCAGCCCTGACAAGACCGGGTAGATTTGATAGGCAT ATTGTGGTCCCTAGTCCGGATGTGCGTGGACGCCAAGAGATTTTGGAACTCTACCTCCAAGGCAAACCTATGTCAGATGATGTGGATGTTAAAGCAATTGCTCGTGGAACTCCTGGATTCAATGGTGCTG ATCTTGCAAACCTTGTAAACATTGCTGCCATTAAGGCAGCTGTTGAAGGTGCTGAGAGACTTTCTGCTGAACAGTTGGAATTCGCCAAGGACCGAATAGTTATGGGCACAGAGAGGAAGACAATGTTCGTATCAGAGGACTCAAAAAAG CTCACTGCCTACCATGAGAGTGGTCATGCTATTGTCGCATTGAACACGGGGGGTGCACACCCGATCCACAAAGCAACTATAATGCCACGTGGATCTGCGTTGGGAATGGTTACGCAGTTACCTTCAAACGATGAAACATCAGTGAGCAAGAAACAATTATTAGCTCGTCTTGATGTATGTATGGGAGGAAGAGTCGCAGAGGAGCTCATCTTTGGCCAGGACCATATCACCACTGGAGCAAGTAGCGATCTCTCCCAGGCCACAGAACTTGCTCAGTATATG GTGTCGAGCTGTGGGATGAGTGAGGCAATAGGACCAGTTCATATAAAAGAAAGACCAAGTTCTGAAATGCGATCACGCATCGATGCAGAG GTTGTGAAACTTCTTCGAGAGGCATATGAGCGAGTGAAATCTCTATTGAAACGG CATGAGAAGCAGCTACACACGTTAGCAAACGCACTTCTGGAGTATGAAACGCTAACCGCAGAGGACATAAAGCGTATTCTCCTTCCAAACCAGGAAGGAGAGAAGTTACAGgagcaacaagaagaagaaggagacttGGTATTGGCCTAG